One genomic window of Nicotiana sylvestris chromosome 10, ASM39365v2, whole genome shotgun sequence includes the following:
- the LOC138880228 gene encoding uncharacterized protein, which translates to MDGFEACLTLVYGFNTVEQRKVLWSNLNDISTQVAKPWIIGGDLNAMLCTQDRMYDNLVAMSEMVDFSDCIHNLFLNELSWKGEYYTRSNKQQADDRILSRIDRVFGNDLWMTNWGHVCTEYDVPLISDHSLMLLNIKTMRSTIKPPFRFFNVWTDHKEFGNIVMSI; encoded by the coding sequence ATGGATGGATTTGAAGCTTGCCTAACACTAGTGTATGGTTTCAACACAGTTGAGCAAAGGAAAGTTCTATGGAGTAACCTGAATGACATTTCAACACAAGTGGCAAAGCCTTGGATAATTGGTGGAGATCTTAATGCAATGCTGTGTACTCAAGATAGAATGTATGACAATCTAGTAGCAAtgagtgaaatggtggatttctCAGACTGTATTCATAATCTGTTTCTAAATGAACTGTCCTGGAAGGGAGAATACTATACCAGGTCCAATAAACAACAAGCGGATGACAGGATACTAAGTAGAATTGATAGGGTGTTTGGTAATGACCTGTGGATGACTAACTGGGGGCATGTATGTACTGAATATGATGTACCATTGATATCTGATCACTCTCTTATGCTGCTGAATATCAAGACCATGAGATCCACTATCAAACCACCCTTCAGATTCTTTAATGTATGGACAGATCACAAGGAGTTTGGAAATATAGTGATGTCCATATAG
- the LOC138880227 gene encoding uncharacterized protein, whose product MNDMNEILYSGPYTMNKKPLILKPWTVNFDFTKEFLIEIPLWVKLPNLPMSCWGGQSLSRIASAIGKPLYADECTSKQKRISYDRMLIEINVTRALPTSVTVWEPDGRQFEQAIDYDWKCEFCEECLKIGHSCKKVENEQNHYE is encoded by the coding sequence ATGAATGATATGAATGAGATTCTATACTCGGGTCCATACACAATGAACAAAAAGCCACTTATTTTGAAGCCATGGACCGTTAATTTTGATTTTACCAAGGAATTTCTAATTGAAATTCCACTGTGGGTGAAACTACCTAATCTTCCTATGAGTTGCTGGGGTGGGCAGTCTTTGAGCAGAATTGCAAGTGCTATTGGCAAACCACTATATGCAGATGAATGCACCTCAAAACAAAAGAGGATCTCATATGATAGGATGTTAATTGAAATTAATGTCACTAGAGCATTGCCAACAAGTGTTACAGTATGGGAACCAGATGGAAGACAATTTGAACAAGCAATAGACTATGACTGGAAATGCGAATTCTGTGAAGAATGCTTGAAGATTGGTCACTCATGTAAGAAAGTTGAGAATGAACAAAACCACTATGAGTAg